From a region of the Neodiprion fabricii isolate iyNeoFabr1 chromosome 7, iyNeoFabr1.1, whole genome shotgun sequence genome:
- the LOC124185932 gene encoding WD repeat and HMG-box DNA-binding protein 1 isoform X1, with protein MPLNGKPSRYAHPEGHTDVCYFTGEKGGLLTCGSDGDVRSWLNLMDDDPDASCISEQVISVVSKNDKIYVATDNNTVQILTYPDLEKEGIITRFSATVCALASSKNGNLIVSGACDMRIQVSNIQTCDSIELNGHQGPILGLSLDPQEQFVASSSTDGSIRVWDIKEKQVAHIWNNVVPKGNSFFTSKTYSTPSFQCEDGKTLAFPQGKEVVVVERGTWKELFKLRCPDLKAELSICKFSQCGTLLAASSIHGEIVVWEIESKEQIGYITHDRNAKITSIAWSPNLPNEIAFCDSLGMLGCVDVVVNSVEELFPKTVDSNQSNQDLDNFIKNYKVDDDNDDGENVISLDKIKASVQIDYDDDSQEPIAQRPEGVDKKVSLKVEPQEPFQPGSSPTVLLNRYMAWNNTGVIKCYSSEDGQESSIEVEFHDASIHHPIHIDNYLQHTLASLSPKALALACVDNGDTPSKLVVVRLQGWGSGTKEWSINFPQGELPLCVASGDNFVAVATSKRRLRLFTASGTQRRIIALPGAPVAINALGNQLVAVCHAGLSGVQKEQYMTMIWLQIRGSNIRNRSLAVPLSGPELKLAWVGLTDRGSPAVMDEDGVISIYDAKSSLWNVACDTANQCKGAADRFFVIGISEIDNMVRCILCKGCPYPQTAPTPTQIEIPLELPVCDPESVKSKMEAKLWQLGTDPSANDETLLSMFVLACRGNAEYRAVDLCEEFASQKVLELAVKYAGRLGQMALVTKLQSLARTIEDQDINEENGGKIREREDDRLSVNQVDEEFEEVENADEYLSLTPIQAKPAVEIRPMSLSMKRQNPFKKNGKSSSLKGLQAMNRLPENPRSSPAAEPPPQKPKPKPASKSNPAKESFVVWFGKHNEEIAEEFPEVDNKRLTMIALERYKENEKAASAVETSLKERETKKRKLSDAENEKSQSTETIARKLSTFAYTE; from the exons ATGCCCCTGAACGGGAAACCATCACGTTACGCACACCCTGAGGGGCACACGGACGTCTGTTATTTTACTGGAGAAAA AGGAGGTCTACTCACCTGTGGATCAGATGGTGATGTTCGATCCTGGTTGAATTTGATGGACGATGACCCTGATGCGAGTTGTATATCCGAACAAGTTATATCCGTCGTCTCGAAG AATGATAAAATCTACGTGGCAACAGACAATAACACCGTACAGATTCTCACCTATCCAGACTTGGAGAAGGAGGGAATTATAACCAGGTTTTCAGCGACAGTGTGCGCCTTGGCATCTTCCAAAAATGGAAATCTGATCGTGTCCGGTGCATG CGATATGCGGATCCAAGTGAGTAACATCCAGACCTGTGATAGTATTGAACTTAACGGACACCAGGGTCCAATTTTAGGCTTATCACTTGATCCCCAAGAGCAGTTTGTT gCATCTTCGAGTACCGATGGCTCTATCAGGGTCTGGGATATAAAAGAAAAGCAGGTTGCTCATATTTGGAACAATGTCGTGCCAAAAGGTAACTCATTTTTTACCTCCAAGACCTATTCCACACCTTCGTTCCAATGCGAGGATGGAAAAACTCTGGCTTTTCCGCAGGGCAAAgaagttgttgttgttgaaaGAGGCACCTGGAAAGAGTTGTTCAAACTTAGGTGCCCTGATCTTAAAGCA GAACTAAGCATatgtaaattttctcaatgCGGGACTCTTCTTGCGGCAAGTTCAATTCATGGAGAAATAGTTGTGTGGGAAATAGAATCGAAGGAACAGATAGGCTACATCACGCATGATCGAAATGCCAAAATCACATCCATTGCTTGGAGTCCAAATTTACCGAACGAAATTGCATTCTGTGATTCATTAGGAATGCTGGGATGCGTTGACGTG GTGGTTAATTCAGTTGAAGAACTGTTCCCGAAAACAGTTGATTCAAATCAATCGAATCAAGACTTGgacaatttcataaaaaactATAAAGTTGACGATGACAACGATGATGGAGAAAATGTAATATCGTTGGATAAAATCAAGGCGTCAGTACAAATAGATTACGATGACGATTCTCAGGAACCAATCGCCCAGCGCCCTGAAGGTGTGGATAAGAAAGTGTCATTGAAAGTAGAACCCCAAGAACCTTTTCAGCCTGGTTCTTCTCCAACTGTTCTGCTAAATCGTTACATG GCTTGGAACAATACAGGGGTAATTAAATGCTACTCCTCAGAAGATGGTCAAGAGTCGAGTATCGAGGTCGAATTTCATGATGCCAGCATTCACCACCCAATTCACATTGACAATTATTTGCAACACACTTTGGCATCGTTATCTCCGAAAGCTCTCGCTCTTGCTTGTGTAGATAATGGCGACACGCCTAGCAAACTGGTCGTCGTCAGGTTACAAG GATGGGGTTCTGGAACCAAAGAGTGGTCCATCAATTTCCCACAGGGTGAACTGCCCCTTTGTGTCGCCTCCGGTGATAACTTCGTTGCTGTAGCGACGAGTAAAAGAAGACTGAGGTTATTTACGGCCAGCGGAACACAAAGGAGAATCATTGCATTACCCGGTGCTCCGGTCGCCATCAATGCACTAGGGAATCAACTTGTAGCCGTTTGTCATGCAGGATTGTCAG GCGTACAGAAAGAGCAATATATGACGATGATTTGGCTGCAAATTCGTGGTTCAAATATTCGCAATCGCTCCCTTGCCGTTCCGCTATCGGGTCCGGAACTGAAGCTTGCTTGGGTAGGACTGACCGACCGAGGTTCACCAGCGGTGATGGATGAGGATGGCGTAATCTCGATATACGATGCAAAATCGTCGCTCTGGAACGTTGCTTGTGATACAGCGAATCAG TGCAAAGGAGCCGCGGATCGCTTCTTCGTGATCGGCATTAGTGAAATTGATAATATGGTAAGATGCATATTATGCAAAGGGTGTCCTTATCCGCAAACCGCACCGACTCCAACCCAGATTGAAATACCGCTCGAATTACCAGTCTGCGATCCAGAATCTGTCAAGTCTAAAATGGAAGCCAAACTTTGGCAACTGGGCACCGACCCGAGTGCAAATGACGAAACGCTATTGTCCATGTTTGTC CTCGCTTGCCGCGGCAACGCCGAGTATCGTGCCGTGGATTTGTGCGAAGAATTTGCGTCGCAGAAGGTTCTGGAATTGGCTGTTAAGTATGCCGGACGTCTTGGCCAAATGGCTTTGGTTACCAAACTACAATCGCTCGCGAGGACTATAGAGGATCAAGACATCAACGAAGAAAATGGAGGTAAAATTCGGGAAAGAGAGGATGATAGATTGTCGGTAAATCAAGTCGACGAAGAATTCGAAGAAGTCGAAAATGCCGATGAATATCTCTCATTGACTCCTATACAGGCTAAGCCTGCCGTAGAAATAAGGCCAATGAGTTTGAGCATGAAGAGGCAAAATCCGTTCAAAAAGAATGGAAAGTCATCAAGTCTGAAAG GCCTTCAAGCCATGAATCGATTGCCCGAGAATCCCCGCAGCTCACCAGCAGCTGAACCACCTCCGCAAAAACCGAAACCAAAACCAGCGTCTAAATCGAATCCAGCCAAGGAATCTTTCGTCGTTTGGTTTGGAAAACATAACGAAGAAATTGCTGAAGAATTTCCAGAAGTCGACAACAAACGGTTAACAATGATTGCCCTGGAAAGGTACAAGGAAAACGAGAAGGCGGCGTCGGCAGTTGAAACTTCCCTGAAAGAACGTGAAACTAAAAAACGGAAGTTGTCAGACGCGGAAAACGAGAAGAGTCAAAGCACAGAAACAATCGCCCGTAAACTTTCTACATTTGCCTACACGGAATAA
- the LOC124185932 gene encoding WD repeat and HMG-box DNA-binding protein 1 isoform X2 yields MPLNGKPSRYAHPEGHTDVCYFTGEKGGLLTCGSDGDVRSWLNLMDDDPDASCISEQVISVVSKNDKIYVATDNNTVQILTYPDLEKEGIITRFSATVCALASSKNGNLIVSGACDMRIQVSNIQTCDSIELNGHQGPILGLSLDPQEQFVASSSTDGSIRVWDIKEKQVAHIWNNVVPKGNSFFTSKTYSTPSFQCEDGKTLAFPQGKEVVVVERGTWKELFKLRCPDLKAELSICKFSQCGTLLAASSIHGEIVVWEIESKEQIGYITHDRNAKITSIAWSPNLPNEIAFCDSLGMLGCVDVVNSVEELFPKTVDSNQSNQDLDNFIKNYKVDDDNDDGENVISLDKIKASVQIDYDDDSQEPIAQRPEGVDKKVSLKVEPQEPFQPGSSPTVLLNRYMAWNNTGVIKCYSSEDGQESSIEVEFHDASIHHPIHIDNYLQHTLASLSPKALALACVDNGDTPSKLVVVRLQGWGSGTKEWSINFPQGELPLCVASGDNFVAVATSKRRLRLFTASGTQRRIIALPGAPVAINALGNQLVAVCHAGLSGVQKEQYMTMIWLQIRGSNIRNRSLAVPLSGPELKLAWVGLTDRGSPAVMDEDGVISIYDAKSSLWNVACDTANQCKGAADRFFVIGISEIDNMVRCILCKGCPYPQTAPTPTQIEIPLELPVCDPESVKSKMEAKLWQLGTDPSANDETLLSMFVLACRGNAEYRAVDLCEEFASQKVLELAVKYAGRLGQMALVTKLQSLARTIEDQDINEENGGKIREREDDRLSVNQVDEEFEEVENADEYLSLTPIQAKPAVEIRPMSLSMKRQNPFKKNGKSSSLKGLQAMNRLPENPRSSPAAEPPPQKPKPKPASKSNPAKESFVVWFGKHNEEIAEEFPEVDNKRLTMIALERYKENEKAASAVETSLKERETKKRKLSDAENEKSQSTETIARKLSTFAYTE; encoded by the exons ATGCCCCTGAACGGGAAACCATCACGTTACGCACACCCTGAGGGGCACACGGACGTCTGTTATTTTACTGGAGAAAA AGGAGGTCTACTCACCTGTGGATCAGATGGTGATGTTCGATCCTGGTTGAATTTGATGGACGATGACCCTGATGCGAGTTGTATATCCGAACAAGTTATATCCGTCGTCTCGAAG AATGATAAAATCTACGTGGCAACAGACAATAACACCGTACAGATTCTCACCTATCCAGACTTGGAGAAGGAGGGAATTATAACCAGGTTTTCAGCGACAGTGTGCGCCTTGGCATCTTCCAAAAATGGAAATCTGATCGTGTCCGGTGCATG CGATATGCGGATCCAAGTGAGTAACATCCAGACCTGTGATAGTATTGAACTTAACGGACACCAGGGTCCAATTTTAGGCTTATCACTTGATCCCCAAGAGCAGTTTGTT gCATCTTCGAGTACCGATGGCTCTATCAGGGTCTGGGATATAAAAGAAAAGCAGGTTGCTCATATTTGGAACAATGTCGTGCCAAAAGGTAACTCATTTTTTACCTCCAAGACCTATTCCACACCTTCGTTCCAATGCGAGGATGGAAAAACTCTGGCTTTTCCGCAGGGCAAAgaagttgttgttgttgaaaGAGGCACCTGGAAAGAGTTGTTCAAACTTAGGTGCCCTGATCTTAAAGCA GAACTAAGCATatgtaaattttctcaatgCGGGACTCTTCTTGCGGCAAGTTCAATTCATGGAGAAATAGTTGTGTGGGAAATAGAATCGAAGGAACAGATAGGCTACATCACGCATGATCGAAATGCCAAAATCACATCCATTGCTTGGAGTCCAAATTTACCGAACGAAATTGCATTCTGTGATTCATTAGGAATGCTGGGATGCGTTGAC GTGGTTAATTCAGTTGAAGAACTGTTCCCGAAAACAGTTGATTCAAATCAATCGAATCAAGACTTGgacaatttcataaaaaactATAAAGTTGACGATGACAACGATGATGGAGAAAATGTAATATCGTTGGATAAAATCAAGGCGTCAGTACAAATAGATTACGATGACGATTCTCAGGAACCAATCGCCCAGCGCCCTGAAGGTGTGGATAAGAAAGTGTCATTGAAAGTAGAACCCCAAGAACCTTTTCAGCCTGGTTCTTCTCCAACTGTTCTGCTAAATCGTTACATG GCTTGGAACAATACAGGGGTAATTAAATGCTACTCCTCAGAAGATGGTCAAGAGTCGAGTATCGAGGTCGAATTTCATGATGCCAGCATTCACCACCCAATTCACATTGACAATTATTTGCAACACACTTTGGCATCGTTATCTCCGAAAGCTCTCGCTCTTGCTTGTGTAGATAATGGCGACACGCCTAGCAAACTGGTCGTCGTCAGGTTACAAG GATGGGGTTCTGGAACCAAAGAGTGGTCCATCAATTTCCCACAGGGTGAACTGCCCCTTTGTGTCGCCTCCGGTGATAACTTCGTTGCTGTAGCGACGAGTAAAAGAAGACTGAGGTTATTTACGGCCAGCGGAACACAAAGGAGAATCATTGCATTACCCGGTGCTCCGGTCGCCATCAATGCACTAGGGAATCAACTTGTAGCCGTTTGTCATGCAGGATTGTCAG GCGTACAGAAAGAGCAATATATGACGATGATTTGGCTGCAAATTCGTGGTTCAAATATTCGCAATCGCTCCCTTGCCGTTCCGCTATCGGGTCCGGAACTGAAGCTTGCTTGGGTAGGACTGACCGACCGAGGTTCACCAGCGGTGATGGATGAGGATGGCGTAATCTCGATATACGATGCAAAATCGTCGCTCTGGAACGTTGCTTGTGATACAGCGAATCAG TGCAAAGGAGCCGCGGATCGCTTCTTCGTGATCGGCATTAGTGAAATTGATAATATGGTAAGATGCATATTATGCAAAGGGTGTCCTTATCCGCAAACCGCACCGACTCCAACCCAGATTGAAATACCGCTCGAATTACCAGTCTGCGATCCAGAATCTGTCAAGTCTAAAATGGAAGCCAAACTTTGGCAACTGGGCACCGACCCGAGTGCAAATGACGAAACGCTATTGTCCATGTTTGTC CTCGCTTGCCGCGGCAACGCCGAGTATCGTGCCGTGGATTTGTGCGAAGAATTTGCGTCGCAGAAGGTTCTGGAATTGGCTGTTAAGTATGCCGGACGTCTTGGCCAAATGGCTTTGGTTACCAAACTACAATCGCTCGCGAGGACTATAGAGGATCAAGACATCAACGAAGAAAATGGAGGTAAAATTCGGGAAAGAGAGGATGATAGATTGTCGGTAAATCAAGTCGACGAAGAATTCGAAGAAGTCGAAAATGCCGATGAATATCTCTCATTGACTCCTATACAGGCTAAGCCTGCCGTAGAAATAAGGCCAATGAGTTTGAGCATGAAGAGGCAAAATCCGTTCAAAAAGAATGGAAAGTCATCAAGTCTGAAAG GCCTTCAAGCCATGAATCGATTGCCCGAGAATCCCCGCAGCTCACCAGCAGCTGAACCACCTCCGCAAAAACCGAAACCAAAACCAGCGTCTAAATCGAATCCAGCCAAGGAATCTTTCGTCGTTTGGTTTGGAAAACATAACGAAGAAATTGCTGAAGAATTTCCAGAAGTCGACAACAAACGGTTAACAATGATTGCCCTGGAAAGGTACAAGGAAAACGAGAAGGCGGCGTCGGCAGTTGAAACTTCCCTGAAAGAACGTGAAACTAAAAAACGGAAGTTGTCAGACGCGGAAAACGAGAAGAGTCAAAGCACAGAAACAATCGCCCGTAAACTTTCTACATTTGCCTACACGGAATAA